The DNA window GCCGAGCCGCCCAGGATGATCTACGACCCCTCACACCCCGACGCCAACCCCGATGGCCTGGTAGCCATGCCCGGGATCAGCCTGTTCGAGGAGATGGCGGATATGATGACCGCCACCCGGGCCTATGAGGCCAATGTCACCTCAATCAAGGCTGCCAAGCGCATGGCGCTCAAGGCCCTGGAAATAGGGAGGTAATCAAGTGATGAAAGATATCACCCTGGTCAGTTACCTCAAGGCCCTGCCCCTGGCCGGGCCCGGCGTGCCGGCCGGGCCGGTGGCCGAGGGGTTTTCCCGGACCCTGCGGTCGGCAGTGGCCCAGGTCAACCGGAACCAGATGACCGCCGACCATGCGGTTGAGAATTTCCAGATCGGTGAATCGCGCAATCTCCACGAGGTGATGATCGCGGTGGAAAAGGCCGACATCTCGCTGCGGATGATGGTTCAGGTGCGCAATAAGGTGATTGAGGCCTATCAGGAAATCATGCGGATGCAGGTCTGATTATCCGTCCAATACCTTTTTAAACCTATCTTGAGATAACTATTGCCATGGCTGAAGACATCGGGAAAACCAGCGCGCCCCAGCTCAAAAACTGGCCCAACTCACGCAAACTGCTGCTGATCGTGGTGGCCCTGGTCTGTGTGGGAATTTTCGGGGCCATTATCCTGCAGGCACGCCATGCTGATTACCGGCTGTTGTACGCCAACATGGCCAACGGAGACGGGGCCGAGGTGATCCGTTGGCTCAAGGAGCAGAAGATCCCCTATCGGCTGGAAAACAACGGCACGACGATCCACATTCCAGCGGACCAGGTATATGAAGCCCGTCTGCGGCTGGCAGGTTCCGGTCTGCCCCGGGGCGGGGGGGTCGGTTTTGAAATCTTTGATAAGCAGAGCTTCGGCATGACCGATTTTTCACAGAAGGTCAATTACCTGCGGGCCCTGCAGGGTGAACTGAGCCGGACCATCTCCTCGCTGGCCCCGGTGGAGACGGCCCGGGTCCACCTGGTCATGCCGGAAAAGCGGGTGTTCCAGGCCCAGCAACAGGATACCACCGCGTCGGTGATCCTGAAGCTGGTGCCCGGCTCGGCCCTGAAGGAGAGTCAGGTTCAGGGGGTGATCAACCTGGTTGCGGGCAGCATCGAGGGACTGGACCCCGGCCGGGTGACAGTGGTCGATTCCAGCGGCCGGATCCTTTCCCGGCCGCCCCGGGCCGAGGTCGACGGGCTGGCATCTTCCGGGTTGATCGAGCGTCAGCTGTCGCTGGAACGGCAGTTGGAGGGGCGGGCCCAGTCGCTGCTGGACCGGGCCCTGGGCCTGGGTAATTCAGTGGTCCGGGTGACGGCGACTGTTGATTTCTCCCGCCTGGAACAGACCGAGGAACGCTATGATCCGGACGGCAGCGTGGTCCGCAGCGAATTGGTCACCGAGGAGAAGAGCGGCGGCCAGACGGCTGCCGGGGTGCCCGGGGTGGCTGCCAACCTCAAGAACGGCGGGGTGAGCGCCGGAGCCGCGGGCACGAGCCGCAGCGAGGAAACGGTCAAGTATGAACTGAGCAAGACGGTGAGCCGGAAGGTCTTGCCGGCCGGCGCCCTGAAGAGCCTGTCAGTGGCCGTGCTGGTCGCCGACCGCCGGACCCCGGCCGCGGGCTCGGCTCCCGGCTCGGAGCCCACCTATGTCCCGCGCACGGTTGAGGAACTGGCTGTTATCGAGAAGATGGTGCGGAGCGCGATCGGCGTGGACCCGGCCCGGGGTGACAAGTTCGAGATCAACTCCCTCCCCTTTGAAAACGGGTTCGAGATCGGACCGGTGCGGGAAGCGGCCCCCATGAGCGATATCTACATCTACCTGCCCTTTGTCAAGTACGGGCTGCTGGCGCTGGCCGCCCTGCTTGTCTACCTGTTGCTCGTCCGGCCGCTGCTGAAAATCCTGCGCCGGCCGGACTGGGTGGTGACGCCGCTCAAGACGGTGGGTGAAATCGAGGCCGAGATGGCCGGCGGGACCGGCGGCGAGGGGCAGAAGGCCCTGCCCCTCGCCGCTGACATGGACCTGGGCAAGCGGCTGCGCGAGCAGGTTATCAGCCAGAAGGCGCCCTATGCGCAGATCATCAGATCCTGGCTGCGGGAGGGTTGATCAATCATGGAATTCATGCAGCTGTCACGTCTGTCCGGGGTGGAAAAGGCGGCGATCTTTCTGCTCTGTCTCGGTGAAGAGGCCGCGGCCAAGGTGTTTGAGGAACTGGACAACGGAGATATCCGCAAGATCAGCCGTTGCATGATGGCCATGGACCATGTGCCGGCCAATCTGGC is part of the Desulfobacterales bacterium genome and encodes:
- the fliF gene encoding flagellar M-ring protein FliF; this translates as MAEDIGKTSAPQLKNWPNSRKLLLIVVALVCVGIFGAIILQARHADYRLLYANMANGDGAEVIRWLKEQKIPYRLENNGTTIHIPADQVYEARLRLAGSGLPRGGGVGFEIFDKQSFGMTDFSQKVNYLRALQGELSRTISSLAPVETARVHLVMPEKRVFQAQQQDTTASVILKLVPGSALKESQVQGVINLVAGSIEGLDPGRVTVVDSSGRILSRPPRAEVDGLASSGLIERQLSLERQLEGRAQSLLDRALGLGNSVVRVTATVDFSRLEQTEERYDPDGSVVRSELVTEEKSGGQTAAGVPGVAANLKNGGVSAGAAGTSRSEETVKYELSKTVSRKVLPAGALKSLSVAVLVADRRTPAAGSAPGSEPTYVPRTVEELAVIEKMVRSAIGVDPARGDKFEINSLPFENGFEIGPVREAAPMSDIYIYLPFVKYGLLALAALLVYLLLVRPLLKILRRPDWVVTPLKTVGEIEAEMAGGTGGEGQKALPLAADMDLGKRLREQVISQKAPYAQIIRSWLREG
- the fliE gene encoding flagellar hook-basal body complex protein FliE, translating into MKDITLVSYLKALPLAGPGVPAGPVAEGFSRTLRSAVAQVNRNQMTADHAVENFQIGESRNLHEVMIAVEKADISLRMMVQVRNKVIEAYQEIMRMQV